Part of the Deltaproteobacteria bacterium genome is shown below.
CGTCCGCGTAGTCGCCTGCGCCCGCGTCGCCGCCCGGCGCGCCGATGCCCAGGTCGTCGTCCGCGTAGTCGCCCGCGCCCGCGCCGCCGCCCGGCGCGCCGATGCCCAGGTCGTCGTCCGCGTAGTCGCCCGCGCCCGCGTCGCCGCCCGGCGCGTTGCCCGCCAAGCCGGCGCGCGCGCGCGCGCGGTCGAGCGCCGCCCCGAGCGCACCGCCACCGGCGCTCTCCTCGGCCAACGCGGATTGCGGCCGACCATCCCACGGAAACGGCTCCCACACGGGAAGGCCGGCCTGGTAGTTGACGAGCCCCTTCGACAGCGTCGGTACATACATGAACGCCAACAACCCCGCGATCGTGATCGCGAGCGTCGGCAACACCGCCTTCGACACCTGGCCGAACGGCTTTTTGAACACCGCCGCCGCGACGAATAGATTGGTCGCCACGGGCGGCATCAGATAGCCGATTTCCATGTTGACGACGAACACGACGCCGAAGTGCAGTGGGTCCATCCCGTAGTGCTCGACCGCAAGCGGTGCGAGCATCGGCGCGAAAATCAGTGTCGCGCTGATCGAATCCATCAGCGCGCCGAGCACGATGAGCACGACGTTGACCAGCAGCAGAAACCCGACCGGGCCGAGCTGCCAGCGCTCGATCAACGCCTTGAGCGCCTGATCCACCCGGATCAGCGCGAGGAAATCGTTGAGGCCGAACGCGAGCCCGATGATCAGGATCAGCATGCCGATCAGCTTGCCCGCCTCCGCGAGCGCGTCGATCACGCCGCGCACGTCCAGCTCGCGGTAGATGCCCATCGTGACGACGAGCGCGTAAACGACCGCGACGGCACCTGCCTTCGACGGCGTATACAAGCCATAGTAGATGCCGCCAAGCACGACCAAGGGCAGCAGCAGCGCCCATACGCCATCGACGCACGCCTGCCAGAACGCCCTCCAGCGGAACGGGTGCCGCTCGCCGCGAACGCCGCGCCCCACCCAGATCGAGTAGACGGCCAGCGCCCCGGCGATGAGCACGGCGGGCACCAACCCGGCGATGAACAGCTGGCTCGGATCGACGTTGCCATGCGGCAGAGCGCTCACCGAGATGGCGTAGATCAACATCGAGATCGCCGGCGGCACGAGGCAGCCGAGCGAACCGGCCGTCATGACGATGCCGAGCGAGAAGTTCTCCGGATACTTTTGTTCGAGCATCGCCGGCACCATGATCGAACCGACCGCGATCAGCGTCACCGGCGACGATCCGGAGATCGCCGCGAAGAACATGCACGCCGCCACCGAGGCGACGCCGAGCCCACCGGGCAACCACCCGAGCCCCTCCTTCATCACGCGCACGAGCCGTTCGGCGAGTCCCCCGCGGGTCATGATCGCGCCGGCGGCCATGAACAGCGGAATCGCGAGAAACTCTCCCTTGGTTACGAGGCCCTCCATCGGTGCGATCAACTGCGTGAGCGACGTAAAGCCGTCGATCGCGTCCGTGTACACCGAGTAGGCGACCGTCGTGACCACCGCGACGATCACGAACAGCGGCGCTCCGATCAGCGCGAGCGCGAGCAATACCAGCGCGACGATCACGTCGGCACCTGCTCCTTCGGCGCCTCGTCGGTGCGCGTCGCGATCGTATAGGTCTGCGCCAGCAGGCGCACGGCCATCGCGGCGAACACGTACGGGAACACGAGGTAGACCGCCCACAGCGGAACCCAATCGAGCGTCTGCAGCGTGCTGCCGTGGCCGCCTGCGCTCTTCCACGCGGCGTAGTGCTCGCGTATCGAGTGGATCGACAACGCAAGCAGCGCAAGACAACAGGCCGACGTGATCGCGTGGGCGATCGCCTTGACCACGTGCAGCACGCCGCGCGGCCAGATCTTCTCGCCGAACTCGAGCGACAGGTGCGCCTTTTCGTAGGTCGCCATCGACGCGCCGAGGAACGCCACCCACAGCATCAGCCCGAGCGCCGCCTCGCCGGCCCAGACGAACCCGCCGGGCAAATTGCGCAGATAGATTTCGATCACGCCCGCGATCGCGGCAGTGAGCGCCGCCGCAATCGCCGCGTTCGCTGCCCGCGACCGCCGATGCTCGCCGTCGCGTACGACGCGGGTCTCGAGCGCGAGCCACACGAACGCGAACAGGCCGGCGACATCCCCCCAACCGCGGTCGGTCCCGAACACGTCGCGGATCACGGACGCGAACACGAGCAGCCCCATCGCGAGGAACATCACGCCACACAGGAGCTGCTCGGCGCGAAACCAGGCGCGGTCGAGCCGGCGGATCAGCGGGAAACTGGGCTGTGCGCCACGTTCCGTCGGTTCGCGCACGCGCAGACGATACTACGGCGCCTTCCGTTTGCGGTAGGTTGCTAACCCGTTCTCGAGCAAGTCGAGCACGCGCACGGCGGACGGGCTCTGCTGTTTGCGAAACGCATCGCGCACGCGGGCGGTCGCCCGCTCGAACGCCGCCCGCTGCGCGGGCGACAGCCGGTGGACCTGAATTCCCTCGCTCCGCAGGATCTCGATCAGATCCGGATTCAGCGCGCGAATCAGCTTGCGGCCGCGCCGCACGATCTTGCGCCCCTCGTCGATGAGGATCGCCTGCAGGTCGGCCGGTAGCCCGTCGAACCACTCGCGATTGAACGCGATCGCGGCGGGCTGGTAGATGTGCGCCGACAGCGTCACGTGTTTGATCGACTTGTGCCAGCTCGCTGCGATCGCGAACAGCAACGCCTGGTCGAAGCCGTCCACCGCCCCGGTCTGCAGCGCCGTGAGGACCTCGGTCGTCGGAATGGCTTGCGGTGCCGCGTCGAGCGCTTTCCACATTTCGATGTGGACGAAGCTCTCCTGCGACCGCATCTTGCGGCCCTTCAGGTCCTCCGGCTTCAGGATCGGCCCCCAGTTCGAGCCGAAGTGGCGAAAGCCGTTTTCGCTCCAAAACGCGAGCACCAGGCCCCGGTCGCGAAACAGCTTCTCCATCGGCGCCAGCAGCAGGTTGTCGAGCGCGTAGTCCGCCTCCCCGAAGCCGCGAAACATGAACGGA
Proteins encoded:
- a CDS encoding TRAP transporter large permease subunit: MIVALVLLALALIGAPLFVIVAVVTTVAYSVYTDAIDGFTSLTQLIAPMEGLVTKGEFLAIPLFMAAGAIMTRGGLAERLVRVMKEGLGWLPGGLGVASVAACMFFAAISGSSPVTLIAVGSIMVPAMLEQKYPENFSLGIVMTAGSLGCLVPPAISMLIYAISVSALPHGNVDPSQLFIAGLVPAVLIAGALAVYSIWVGRGVRGERHPFRWRAFWQACVDGVWALLLPLVVLGGIYYGLYTPSKAGAVAVVYALVVTMGIYRELDVRGVIDALAEAGKLIGMLILIIGLAFGLNDFLALIRVDQALKALIERWQLGPVGFLLLVNVVLIVLGALMDSISATLIFAPMLAPLAVEHYGMDPLHFGVVFVVNMEIGYLMPPVATNLFVAAAVFKKPFGQVSKAVLPTLAITIAGLLAFMYVPTLSKGLVNYQAGLPVWEPFPWDGRPQSALAEESAGGGALGAALDRARARAGLAGNAPGGDAGAGDYADDDLGIGAPGGGAGAGDYADDDLGIGAPGGDAGAGDYAD
- a CDS encoding TRAP transporter substrate-binding protein, with protein sequence MRRAARRSTERRLTPACRLAYRPAGPSSSGLSKQEIRMVRYLWALVGAAVAAAGAPAAHAGPQHTLKIATVAPEGTPWADLLKLYKRNVEKASGGRLKVKVYLGGTLGDEIAAVRKVKSGHIQGVGASTGALASLVPELNVVEIPFMFRGFGEADYALDNLLLAPMEKLFRDRGLVLAFWSENGFRHFGSNWGPILKPEDLKGRKMRSQESFVHIEMWKALDAAPQAIPTTEVLTALQTGAVDGFDQALLFAIAASWHKSIKHVTLSAHIYQPAAIAFNREWFDGLPADLQAILIDEGRKIVRRGRKLIRALNPDLIEILRSEGIQVHRLSPAQRAAFERATARVRDAFRKQQSPSAVRVLDLLENGLATYRKRKAP
- a CDS encoding TRAP transporter small permease, with translation MREPTERGAQPSFPLIRRLDRAWFRAEQLLCGVMFLAMGLLVFASVIRDVFGTDRGWGDVAGLFAFVWLALETRVVRDGEHRRSRAANAAIAAALTAAIAGVIEIYLRNLPGGFVWAGEAALGLMLWVAFLGASMATYEKAHLSLEFGEKIWPRGVLHVVKAIAHAITSACCLALLALSIHSIREHYAAWKSAGGHGSTLQTLDWVPLWAVYLVFPYVFAAMAVRLLAQTYTIATRTDEAPKEQVPT